A DNA window from Vigna angularis cultivar LongXiaoDou No.4 chromosome 1, ASM1680809v1, whole genome shotgun sequence contains the following coding sequences:
- the LOC108337797 gene encoding uncharacterized protein LOC108337797, protein MAADWGPVVISVVLFVLLSPGLLFQLPAKGKVVAFGSMQTSGLSILVHTIIFFGLITIFLLAIGVHIYSG, encoded by the coding sequence ATGGCAGCAGATTGGGGTCCAGTGGTGATATCAGTGGTGCTGTTTGTGCTGTTAAGTCCAGGGCTACTGTTTCAGCTTCCAGCCAAGGGCAAAGTGGTGGCTTTTGGGAGCATGCAAACTAGTGGTCTATCTATCTTAGTCCACACCATCATCTTCTTTGGACTCATCACCATCTTTCTACTTGCCATTGGCGTGCACATTTACTCTGGATAA